From one Micromonospora siamensis genomic stretch:
- a CDS encoding thiamine pyrophosphate-dependent enzyme — translation MQEIVGESLARRLVEWGVDTVFGLPGDGINGLMEGFRRQREKLRFVLVHHEEAAAFMATGYAKATGRLGVCVATSGPGAIHLLNGLYDAKLDHVPVLAITGMQETSVLGQNYQQEVHTTQLYQDVAAYNLMVTNPQQMPGVVDIAIRNALSKRTVAHLTFPNDVQVALASEDPYRHVSPGEPPTSAALMSYPQLPPDPRELTKAAEVLKAGRKVAMLVGVGARGAREEVLAVAEALASPIVKTLPGKLVVPDDHPMTTGGLGLLGTAPSEELMEECDTLLMVGTSFPYGKYLPSPGQATVVQIDVDPSLIGMRLPVEAPVCADARLALRDLLPMLGHSPDRAFLEKYQGKMNDWRSEMRSLVDPQRSPIAPQYLMGCIDEAAADDAILTCDSGTIATWSARHWTIRGDREFYLSGNLATMAPGLPYAIAVQHAHPGRQVIAYVGDGGFAMLMAEFLTAVRHELPIKVVVNNNNSYGQILWEQIVLGYPEYAVRHRQPEADFSTWARGCGAFGVKVTDAKTLPGAIREALAHPGPALVDCDVNPNEPPMPGKVKYDQAKHFTEAFLRGQPHKAATLATVARDKINELRS, via the coding sequence GTGCAGGAGATAGTGGGCGAGAGCCTGGCCCGGCGACTGGTGGAGTGGGGGGTCGACACGGTGTTCGGCCTGCCCGGCGACGGCATCAACGGGCTGATGGAGGGGTTCCGTCGGCAGCGGGAGAAGCTGCGGTTCGTGCTGGTGCACCACGAGGAGGCCGCCGCGTTCATGGCCACCGGCTACGCCAAGGCCACCGGCCGGCTCGGCGTCTGCGTGGCCACCTCCGGCCCCGGCGCGATCCACCTGCTCAACGGGCTCTACGACGCCAAACTCGACCACGTGCCGGTCCTCGCCATCACCGGCATGCAGGAGACCTCGGTGCTCGGGCAGAACTACCAGCAGGAGGTGCACACCACCCAGCTCTACCAGGACGTCGCCGCGTACAACCTGATGGTCACCAATCCGCAGCAGATGCCCGGGGTGGTCGACATCGCCATCCGCAATGCCCTGTCCAAGCGGACGGTCGCGCACCTGACCTTCCCCAACGACGTGCAGGTGGCGCTCGCCTCCGAGGACCCGTACCGGCACGTCAGCCCCGGTGAGCCGCCGACGAGCGCCGCGCTGATGTCCTACCCGCAGTTGCCGCCGGACCCCCGGGAGTTGACGAAGGCCGCCGAGGTGCTCAAGGCCGGGCGCAAGGTCGCCATGCTGGTCGGCGTCGGGGCCCGCGGGGCCCGCGAGGAGGTGCTCGCGGTGGCCGAGGCGCTGGCCAGCCCGATCGTCAAGACACTTCCCGGCAAGCTGGTGGTGCCCGACGACCACCCGATGACCACCGGCGGTCTCGGCCTGCTCGGCACCGCGCCGAGCGAGGAGCTGATGGAGGAGTGCGACACCCTGCTGATGGTGGGCACCTCCTTCCCGTACGGGAAGTACCTGCCGTCGCCGGGGCAGGCGACGGTGGTGCAGATCGACGTGGACCCGAGCCTGATCGGCATGCGGTTGCCGGTCGAGGCGCCGGTCTGCGCGGACGCCCGCCTGGCCCTGCGGGACCTGCTGCCGATGCTCGGCCACTCGCCCGACCGGGCGTTCCTGGAGAAGTACCAGGGCAAGATGAACGACTGGCGGTCGGAGATGCGTAGCCTGGTGGACCCGCAGCGGTCCCCGATCGCGCCGCAGTACCTGATGGGCTGCATCGATGAGGCCGCCGCCGACGACGCGATCCTCACCTGTGACTCCGGCACCATCGCGACCTGGTCGGCGCGGCACTGGACGATCCGCGGCGACCGCGAGTTCTACCTCTCCGGCAACCTGGCCACCATGGCGCCCGGCCTGCCGTACGCGATCGCCGTGCAGCACGCCCACCCGGGCCGGCAGGTGATCGCGTACGTCGGCGACGGCGGGTTCGCGATGCTGATGGCCGAGTTCCTCACCGCCGTGCGGCACGAGCTGCCGATCAAGGTGGTGGTCAACAACAACAACTCGTACGGGCAGATCCTGTGGGAGCAGATCGTCCTCGGCTACCCGGAGTACGCGGTGCGCCACCGGCAGCCGGAGGCGGACTTCTCCACCTGGGCGCGCGGCTGCGGGGCGTTCGGCGTCAAGGTGACCGACGCGAAGACCCTGCCGGGCGCGATCCGGGAGGCCCTTGCCCATCCGGGTCCGGCACTGGTCGACTGCGACGTCAATCCGAACGAGCCGCCGATGCCCGGAAAGGTCAAGTACGACCAGGCGAAGCACTTCACCGAGGCGTTCCTGCGCGGCCAGCCGCACAAGGCCGCCACGCTCGCCACCGTCGCCCGCGACAAGATCAACGAGCTGCGGTCATGA
- the ctaD gene encoding cytochrome c oxidase subunit I — protein sequence MSTTAAPAPGASRDELAALEEHWGERPSLRSWFSTVDHKRIGRRYLVTAAFFFVLAGLSALAMRTQLARPESRLLSPQEYNQLFTMHGTAMIFLFATPMLFGFGNFLVPLMIGSRDMAFPKLNALGYWVFLFAGLFMWASLPFGAAPNGGWFAYVPLTERTNTPGLHMDVYSLGLLFLGIATTAGSINFIVTALKLRAPGMSLNRVPLFVWAIVATAFMVIFALPALNLDNAMLFLDRRFGTHFFDPGAAGNVLLWQHLFWIFGHPDVYIIVMPALGIVSAVLPAFTRRGVVGYPLIVLAIVSISIISFGVWVHHMFATGLPRLSYSFFSAASTIITIPSGIQIFAWLATMALGRLVLKVPMLFLIGFIVTFVLGGFTGTMFALTAFDQQVTDSYFVVAHFHYVLIGGAVFPMLAGIYYWLPKITGRMYHERLGRWAFWLVFAGMHVTFFPMHLYGLFGMPRRVYTYRSEPGWDGWNLVATVGSYLLAVGLLLVLVGVVHAVRRGRPAPPDPWGGDSLEWSTDSPPKPYNFPVLPRVHSLHPTWDEESRASMVDDAGDRVLADGRKTLFTSELDGHRERVVQMPEASLQPLVLAVALLVFFTAMLAAWYPVAAVAALAVAATIAVWLWPPRRPDQELGVQA from the coding sequence ATGTCCACGACCGCCGCGCCGGCGCCCGGCGCCAGCCGGGACGAGCTGGCCGCGCTGGAGGAGCACTGGGGGGAACGGCCCTCGCTGCGTTCCTGGTTCAGCACCGTCGACCACAAGCGGATCGGCCGGCGGTACCTGGTCACCGCCGCGTTCTTCTTCGTCCTCGCCGGGCTGAGCGCGCTGGCGATGCGTACCCAGCTGGCCCGGCCGGAGTCCCGGCTGCTCTCCCCGCAGGAGTACAACCAGCTGTTCACCATGCACGGCACGGCGATGATCTTCCTGTTCGCCACCCCGATGCTCTTCGGCTTCGGCAACTTCCTGGTGCCGCTGATGATCGGATCGCGGGACATGGCGTTCCCGAAGCTCAACGCGCTGGGCTACTGGGTGTTCCTGTTCGCCGGGCTGTTCATGTGGGCCAGCCTGCCGTTCGGCGCCGCCCCCAACGGCGGCTGGTTCGCGTACGTGCCGCTGACCGAACGGACCAACACCCCGGGCCTGCACATGGACGTCTACAGCCTGGGCCTGCTCTTCCTCGGCATCGCCACCACCGCCGGCTCGATCAACTTCATCGTCACCGCGCTCAAGCTCCGCGCCCCCGGCATGTCGCTGAACCGGGTACCGCTGTTCGTCTGGGCGATCGTCGCCACCGCCTTCATGGTGATCTTCGCGCTGCCGGCGCTGAACCTCGACAACGCCATGCTCTTCCTGGACCGGCGCTTCGGCACCCACTTCTTCGACCCCGGCGCGGCCGGCAACGTGCTGCTCTGGCAGCACCTGTTCTGGATCTTCGGACACCCCGACGTCTACATCATCGTCATGCCGGCCCTGGGCATCGTGTCCGCGGTCCTGCCCGCCTTCACCCGCCGGGGTGTGGTCGGCTACCCGCTGATCGTGCTCGCCATCGTCTCGATCTCGATCATCTCGTTCGGCGTCTGGGTACACCACATGTTCGCCACCGGCCTGCCTCGGCTGTCGTACAGCTTCTTCAGCGCGGCCAGCACCATCATCACCATCCCGTCCGGCATCCAGATCTTCGCCTGGCTGGCCACCATGGCGCTCGGCCGGCTGGTGCTCAAGGTGCCGATGCTGTTCCTGATCGGGTTCATCGTGACGTTCGTGCTGGGCGGATTCACCGGCACGATGTTCGCGCTGACCGCCTTCGACCAGCAGGTCACCGACTCCTACTTCGTGGTGGCCCACTTCCACTACGTCCTCATCGGCGGCGCGGTGTTCCCGATGCTCGCCGGCATCTACTACTGGCTGCCGAAGATCACCGGTCGGATGTACCACGAACGGCTCGGCCGGTGGGCGTTCTGGCTGGTCTTCGCCGGCATGCACGTCACCTTCTTCCCGATGCACCTGTACGGGCTCTTCGGCATGCCGCGACGGGTCTATACCTATCGCAGTGAGCCCGGCTGGGACGGCTGGAACCTGGTCGCCACCGTCGGGTCGTACCTGCTCGCGGTCGGGCTGCTGCTGGTGCTCGTCGGCGTGGTGCACGCCGTCCGGCGCGGCCGGCCCGCCCCGCCGGACCCGTGGGGCGGCGACAGCCTGGAGTGGTCCACCGACTCGCCGCCGAAGCCGTACAACTTCCCGGTCCTGCCCCGGGTGCACAGCCTGCACCCCACCTGGGACGAGGAGAGCCGCGCATCGATGGTCGACGACGCCGGGGACCGCGTCCTCGCCGACGGGCGCAAGACCCTGTTCACCAGCGAACTCGACGGCCACCGGGAGCGGGTGGTGCAGATGCCGGAGGCATCCCTGCAACCGCTGGTGCTGGCCGTGGCCCTGCTGGTCTTCTTCACCGCGATGCTGGCCGCCTGGTACCCGGTCGCCGCCGTCGCGGCGCTCGCCGTGGCGGCCACCATCGCCGTCTGGCTCTGGCCGCCCCGCCGCCCGGACCAGGAACTCGGGGTGCAGGCATGA
- a CDS encoding cytochrome c oxidase subunit 3, with amino-acid sequence MTATSTEALTTELPVGRSTGWWGMVMFVVTEATLFACLLGSYFYLRFQYAGPWPPGDIGKPKLLVPLVMTAVLLPSSLPVVWAEHGIRKGQRWRLRAGLAATLVLGVTFLALQANEYAEKLREFTMTTNAYGSLFYLITGFHGLHVLVGLTMIGWLLAASLRGGSFGAHRHERVRNAAIYWHFVDAVWAAILFTIYLSPRL; translated from the coding sequence ATGACGGCCACCAGTACGGAGGCGCTGACCACCGAGCTGCCGGTCGGCCGCTCGACCGGCTGGTGGGGCATGGTGATGTTCGTCGTCACCGAGGCGACCCTCTTCGCCTGTCTGCTCGGCAGTTACTTCTACCTGCGCTTCCAGTACGCCGGCCCGTGGCCCCCCGGCGACATCGGCAAGCCGAAGCTGCTGGTCCCCCTGGTGATGACCGCGGTGCTGCTGCCGAGCAGCCTGCCGGTGGTGTGGGCCGAACACGGCATCCGCAAGGGCCAGCGCTGGCGGCTGCGCGCCGGGCTGGCCGCGACCCTCGTCCTCGGCGTCACCTTCCTGGCCCTGCAGGCCAACGAGTACGCCGAGAAGCTGCGCGAGTTCACCATGACCACCAACGCGTACGGCTCGCTGTTCTATCTGATCACCGGCTTCCACGGGCTGCACGTGCTGGTCGGCCTCACCATGATCGGCTGGCTCCTGGCTGCCTCCCTGCGCGGCGGCAGCTTCGGGGCGCACCGTCACGAGCGGGTCCGCAACGCCGCCATCTACTGGCACTTCGTCGACGCGGTCTGGGCCGCCATCCTCTTCACCATCTACCTGTCGCCGAGGCTGTGA
- a CDS encoding c-type cytochrome, whose product MSHRIPARWFLLVTAPLLLALPACARTSAPPPPEVRTGRPDRGATLIARYGCGSCHTIPGVDRANGLVGPPLTRFGSRSYVAGKLTNNADNLQHWITDPQGVEPGNAMPDLGVSPIDAQDIAAYLYTLD is encoded by the coding sequence ATGAGCCACCGGATTCCCGCCCGCTGGTTCCTGCTGGTGACGGCGCCACTGCTGCTGGCCCTGCCCGCGTGCGCGCGTACCAGTGCCCCACCGCCACCGGAGGTCCGCACCGGCCGTCCGGACCGGGGGGCCACCCTCATCGCGCGGTACGGCTGCGGCTCCTGTCACACCATCCCCGGCGTCGACCGAGCGAACGGCCTCGTCGGACCGCCGCTGACCCGCTTCGGCTCGCGCTCGTACGTCGCCGGGAAGCTGACGAACAACGCCGACAACCTCCAGCACTGGATCACCGACCCGCAGGGAGTCGAACCCGGCAACGCCATGCCCGACCTGGGCGTCAGCCCAATCGACGCGCAGGACATCGCCGCCTATCTGTACACCCTGGACTGA
- the qcrB gene encoding cytochrome bc1 complex cytochrome b subunit — MILDRLARAVDDRLRLSPLTRKALAKVFPDHWSFMLGELALYSFVALLLTGVYLTLFFDPSSADRVYHGGYAPLDGTTTSAAYASTVRLSWDVRAGLLIRQTHHWSALLFVAVILVHLVRIFFTGAFRKPRELNWLVGVTMLTLALANGFTGYSMPDDLLSGLGVRIIVSVVESIPLVGSWLVALGLGGEFPSDEMIPRLFVTHVLLVPAVLVALVSAHLAMVVRQKHTQFPGPGRTEHNVVGSRLYPSYTLRSLALFAWVLAVLFALGGLAQINPVWLYGPFDPAQATSPAQPDWYVAWGDGALRLFPPWEIHIGGYLVPAPFFPGVVLGGVTFLALYAWPFLERLCTGDRAPHQLLDRPRDHPVRMGVGVMALTFFGVLVVTAGDGIIARLLRVPVYDVLNVLRVLVLVLPPLAGAPAFLLARALCRGDAARLGELTRADLRAGRQPTRRPGRDAAEEPELPAPDRPGERIEIWPDGDVWRWRYRDEPSGVAILANRAVLTEQEATESARSAYPGVDQVTVPGPQPPAPSGRARTALRRLGNAALGASLLAAALRQRRARRSGERGDEPGPR; from the coding sequence GTGATCCTGGACCGGCTCGCCCGCGCGGTCGACGACCGGCTGCGGCTGTCCCCGCTGACCCGCAAGGCGTTGGCGAAGGTGTTCCCGGACCACTGGTCGTTCATGCTCGGCGAGCTCGCCCTCTACTCGTTCGTTGCGCTCCTGCTCACCGGGGTCTACCTGACCCTGTTCTTCGACCCCAGCTCCGCCGACCGGGTCTACCACGGCGGGTACGCCCCGCTCGACGGCACGACGACCTCCGCCGCGTACGCCTCGACGGTGCGGCTGAGCTGGGACGTGCGGGCCGGACTGCTGATCCGGCAGACCCACCACTGGTCGGCGCTGCTGTTCGTCGCGGTGATCCTGGTGCACCTGGTGCGGATCTTCTTCACCGGCGCGTTCCGCAAGCCCCGCGAGCTGAACTGGCTGGTCGGGGTGACCATGCTGACGCTGGCCCTGGCCAACGGCTTCACCGGCTACTCCATGCCCGACGACCTGCTCTCCGGGCTCGGCGTGCGGATCATCGTCTCGGTGGTGGAGTCGATCCCGCTGGTCGGCTCGTGGCTGGTCGCTCTCGGCCTCGGCGGTGAGTTCCCGTCCGACGAGATGATCCCGCGGCTGTTCGTCACCCATGTGCTGCTGGTGCCCGCGGTGCTGGTCGCGCTCGTCTCCGCGCACCTGGCGATGGTGGTGCGGCAGAAGCACACCCAGTTCCCCGGCCCCGGCCGCACCGAGCACAACGTGGTCGGCTCCCGGCTCTACCCCAGCTACACCCTGCGATCTCTCGCCCTGTTCGCCTGGGTGCTGGCGGTGCTCTTCGCCCTCGGCGGCCTCGCCCAGATCAACCCGGTCTGGCTCTACGGCCCGTTCGACCCCGCCCAGGCCACCTCGCCGGCCCAACCCGACTGGTACGTCGCCTGGGGCGACGGCGCCCTGCGGCTCTTCCCGCCGTGGGAGATCCACATCGGCGGGTACCTGGTGCCGGCGCCGTTCTTCCCCGGCGTGGTGCTCGGCGGCGTCACCTTTCTCGCCCTGTACGCCTGGCCGTTCCTCGAACGCTTGTGCACCGGCGACCGTGCCCCGCACCAGCTGCTCGACCGGCCGCGCGACCACCCGGTCCGGATGGGTGTCGGAGTGATGGCCCTGACCTTCTTCGGGGTGCTGGTCGTGACGGCCGGCGACGGCATCATCGCCCGCCTGCTCCGGGTGCCGGTCTACGACGTGCTGAACGTGCTGCGGGTGCTGGTGCTGGTGCTGCCGCCGCTCGCCGGGGCACCGGCGTTCCTGCTGGCCCGGGCATTGTGCCGGGGCGACGCGGCCCGCCTGGGCGAGCTGACCCGGGCCGACCTGCGCGCCGGCCGGCAGCCCACCCGCCGCCCGGGGCGGGACGCGGCCGAGGAGCCGGAGCTGCCGGCGCCGGACCGGCCGGGGGAGCGGATCGAAATCTGGCCCGACGGGGACGTCTGGCGGTGGCGTTACCGCGACGAGCCGTCAGGTGTGGCGATCCTGGCCAACCGTGCGGTCCTCACCGAGCAGGAGGCGACGGAGTCGGCCCGGTCGGCGTACCCCGGTGTCGACCAGGTGACCGTGCCCGGCCCGCAGCCGCCCGCGCCATCCGGCCGGGCCCGCACCGCGCTGCGCCGTCTCGGCAACGCCGCCCTGGGGGCGTCACTGCTGGCGGCGGCCCTGCGGCAACGCCGTGCCCGCCGCTCCGGCGAACGCGGAGACGAGCCAGGGCCGCGGTGA
- a CDS encoding DUF421 domain-containing protein — protein sequence MNGIDALIGHPGWLGWVALKAFLLYVTAVLGLRVGGRRTLADLSPYDFVAAVAIGAIVGRLPSAPDASYLSGAVTLLAILAAHALITWVRLRPAGRRLIEQGPVVVVARGQVLWGNLHRSGITRSDLDALLREHGVADPAGVHLAVLEGRGRLSVLSRERSG from the coding sequence GTGAACGGCATCGACGCGCTGATCGGGCATCCCGGCTGGTTGGGCTGGGTCGCACTGAAGGCTTTTCTGCTCTACGTCACCGCGGTGCTCGGGCTGCGTGTCGGCGGCCGTCGCACCCTGGCCGACCTGTCCCCGTACGACTTCGTGGCCGCCGTAGCGATCGGCGCGATCGTCGGTCGGCTACCGAGCGCCCCGGACGCGAGCTACCTGTCCGGCGCGGTGACCCTGCTGGCGATTCTGGCCGCCCACGCGCTGATCACCTGGGTGCGGCTCCGGCCGGCGGGCCGACGGTTGATCGAGCAGGGGCCGGTGGTCGTCGTCGCCCGAGGCCAGGTGCTCTGGGGAAACCTGCACCGTTCCGGTATCACCCGGTCCGACCTGGACGCGCTGCTGCGGGAACACGGCGTGGCCGATCCCGCCGGGGTGCACCTGGCCGTGTTGGAGGGCCGGGGGCGGCTGTCGGTGCTCTCGCGGGAGCGAAGCGGATGA
- a CDS encoding Rieske 2Fe-2S domain-containing protein, with protein sequence MSRKPRPTAAPPGVNRRIVASFLAAAAGAVGFAVTYGLGGQTQWEGVCLGVAFAGLATGLAIWGRRLVPVGGYVEEHEGFTPPPVEQALTAAVLTAPDSPIRRRGLLAALGLALSALGVAALFPLRSLLPWDRSRPLRARRDTPWGPGVRLLTADGRPLRPQDVPAGAVVAVFPEGGTGAGDGPAFAVRLQPQRFTRPPSAGHLDGLVVYSLLCTHAGCPVRLYLKGTGRVLCPCHQSSFDLLADAAAVAGPAARPLPGLPIEVGPDGHLRARGDFTAPPGAGFWSRP encoded by the coding sequence GTGAGCCGCAAACCGCGCCCGACCGCCGCCCCGCCCGGGGTGAACCGTCGCATCGTCGCGTCCTTCCTGGCCGCCGCGGCCGGTGCGGTCGGCTTCGCGGTCACCTACGGGCTCGGCGGGCAGACCCAGTGGGAGGGGGTCTGCCTGGGGGTGGCGTTCGCGGGCCTGGCCACCGGCCTGGCGATCTGGGGCCGACGGTTGGTGCCGGTCGGCGGCTACGTCGAGGAACACGAGGGTTTCACCCCGCCGCCGGTCGAGCAGGCGTTGACCGCCGCGGTGCTGACCGCGCCGGACAGCCCGATCCGTCGCCGTGGCCTGCTCGCCGCGCTGGGGCTGGCGCTGTCCGCGCTGGGCGTCGCGGCGCTGTTCCCGCTGCGGTCGCTGCTGCCGTGGGACCGTTCGCGGCCGCTGCGGGCGCGCCGGGACACCCCGTGGGGGCCGGGGGTCCGGCTGTTGACCGCCGACGGGCGGCCGCTGCGGCCGCAGGACGTGCCGGCCGGCGCGGTGGTCGCCGTGTTCCCCGAGGGCGGCACCGGAGCCGGGGACGGGCCCGCCTTCGCCGTCCGGTTGCAGCCGCAGCGGTTCACCCGACCGCCGTCGGCCGGGCACCTGGACGGGCTGGTCGTCTACTCGTTGCTCTGCACCCACGCGGGCTGCCCGGTGCGGCTCTATCTGAAGGGGACCGGTCGGGTGCTGTGCCCGTGCCACCAGTCCTCGTTCGACCTGCTCGCCGACGCCGCCGCGGTGGCCGGACCCGCCGCCCGGCCGCTACCCGGCCTGCCGATCGAGGTCGGCCCGGACGGTCACCTGCGCGCCCGGGGAGACTTCACCGCGCCGCCCGGCGCCGGCTTCTGGAGCCGGCCGTGA
- a CDS encoding cytochrome c oxidase assembly protein, translating to MTAGLLAMLLATVLALLAAGYGRGVHELWARRGAGRILPAGRVAAFGAGLLCALAAEQGPVAGVAERSFAGHMTQHMLLLLGAGPLLAAGAAGLPLTLACPPPLRRWLARLRTSEPVRWLRRPTVLALTAGGIQTVVLWFWHLPVPYLAAEGEPVVHAVEHTCFLGAAWLLWAPLIGAPRHRLPVPGALLLLIGTMLPASALGAVLTFAPQPVYPTSVLGPDPLADQQLAGLLMWAPMDLVVLAATLTAFLRWLLVLQRRRPERVTSPETRRDLPAGSGRVVP from the coding sequence GTGACGGCCGGGCTGCTCGCCATGCTGCTGGCCACCGTCCTCGCCCTGCTCGCCGCCGGCTACGGTCGCGGCGTCCACGAGCTGTGGGCCCGCCGGGGCGCCGGTCGGATCCTGCCCGCCGGGCGGGTCGCCGCCTTCGGCGCCGGCCTGCTCTGCGCGCTCGCCGCCGAGCAGGGGCCCGTCGCCGGGGTCGCCGAGCGGTCCTTCGCCGGGCACATGACCCAGCACATGCTGCTGCTGCTCGGTGCCGGCCCGCTGCTCGCCGCCGGGGCCGCCGGGCTGCCGCTGACCCTGGCCTGTCCGCCGCCCCTGCGCCGGTGGCTGGCCCGGCTGCGGACGTCCGAGCCGGTCCGCTGGCTGCGCCGCCCGACCGTCCTGGCGCTCACCGCCGGCGGGATCCAGACCGTGGTGCTCTGGTTCTGGCACCTACCCGTTCCCTACCTCGCGGCCGAGGGGGAGCCGGTCGTGCACGCCGTCGAACACACCTGCTTCCTCGGCGCCGCGTGGCTGCTCTGGGCGCCGCTGATCGGCGCGCCACGGCACCGGCTGCCCGTTCCGGGCGCCCTCCTGCTGCTGATCGGCACCATGCTGCCCGCCTCCGCCCTCGGTGCGGTGCTGACCTTCGCGCCGCAGCCCGTCTACCCGACGTCGGTCCTCGGGCCCGACCCGCTGGCCGACCAGCAGCTGGCCGGGCTGCTGATGTGGGCACCGATGGATCTGGTGGTGCTGGCCGCCACCCTGACGGCGTTCCTGCGTTGGCTCCTCGTCCTGCAACGGCGACGCCCCGAGCGGGTGACTTCCCCCGAGACCCGCCGCGACCTACCAGCCGGCAGCGGCAGAGTTGTGCCATGA
- the qcrC gene encoding cytochrome bc1 complex diheme cytochrome c subunit: protein MSVRAVRSARAWWHPRRAALLGAALALAAGPAALAAPATPDPSAAPAAPASSATATPPPVDRRGAQLFRQNCASCHGEQGQGAQRGPSLVGVGPASVDFQLSTGRMPIPDEMAQPRHAEPAFSADDIAALVDHVAGFGGGPPIPTVRPGSLTGGRALYAANCAPCHGATGAGAALTNGWIAPPLYDATSVQVAEAIRVGPGLMPVFPSQVLTDAQVDDLATYVRRLRSEHLDRGGNPLGRLGPLAEGLLAWVVALGLLVAAARWLGRRAGE, encoded by the coding sequence GTGAGCGTACGGGCGGTCCGGTCGGCGCGTGCGTGGTGGCACCCGCGACGGGCGGCCCTGCTCGGCGCGGCGCTTGCCCTGGCCGCCGGTCCGGCGGCCCTCGCCGCGCCCGCGACACCGGACCCCTCCGCCGCACCCGCGGCACCGGCCTCCTCCGCCACCGCCACGCCGCCGCCCGTCGACCGCCGGGGCGCGCAGCTGTTCCGGCAGAACTGCGCCAGCTGTCACGGCGAACAGGGGCAGGGCGCCCAACGTGGGCCGTCGCTGGTGGGCGTCGGACCGGCCTCGGTGGACTTCCAGCTCTCCACCGGCCGGATGCCGATCCCCGACGAGATGGCGCAGCCGCGCCACGCCGAGCCCGCCTTCTCCGCCGACGACATCGCCGCCCTGGTCGACCATGTGGCCGGCTTCGGCGGCGGCCCACCGATTCCCACGGTACGGCCGGGCAGCCTCACCGGCGGACGAGCGCTGTACGCCGCCAACTGCGCGCCCTGCCACGGGGCCACCGGCGCCGGTGCGGCCCTGACCAACGGCTGGATCGCCCCGCCGCTGTACGACGCCACCTCCGTACAGGTCGCCGAGGCGATCCGGGTCGGCCCGGGACTGATGCCGGTCTTTCCGAGTCAGGTCCTCACCGACGCGCAGGTCGACGACCTGGCCACGTACGTGCGCCGGCTGCGCAGCGAGCACCTGGACCGCGGCGGGAACCCGTTGGGCCGGCTCGGGCCGTTGGCCGAGGGGCTGCTCGCCTGGGTCGTCGCTCTCGGGCTGCTCGTGGCGGCGGCCCGCTGGCTGGGTCGGCGGGCCGGCGAGTGA